In Pygocentrus nattereri isolate fPygNat1 chromosome 26, fPygNat1.pri, whole genome shotgun sequence, one genomic interval encodes:
- the uroc1 gene encoding urocanate hydratase, with protein MTTLKELCGGLPLNPLPPNRGRDPNVPHAPVRTPNLTAEEERLSLRNALRYFPPALHSTLAPEFAQELRQYGHIYMYRFCPSIRMRAYPIDEYPCQIRHAAAIMHMIMNNLDPAVAQFPQELVTYGGNGQVFSNWAQFRLVLHYLSTMSEEQTLVMYSGHPLGLFPSLPSSPRCVITNGMVIPNYSSRESYEKMFALGITMYGQMTAGSYCYIGPQGIVHGTLLTVLNAGRRYLGTSDLRGRVFVTSGLGGMSGAQAKAAVIAGCVGVIAEVDEAPLKKRHEQGWLMEITKDLDHCMQRIRQAKRSKMALSLGYHGNIVDLWERLWEEYERTGDLLVDLGSDQTSLHNPFSGGYYPVQLSFEQANQLMNSDPQRFRTVVHESLRRHIAAINKLSEEGMYFWDYGNAFLLEAKRAGAEVQKSGGGATEFKYPSYVQHIMGDIFSLGFGPFRWVCTSGNPSDLAETDDIATSVLEEISASVTERVRQQYSDNIRWIREAGKHNMVVGSQARILYSDQRGRVSIALAINKAVADGRVTAPVVISRDHHDVSGTDSPFRETSNIYDGSAFCADMAVQNVIGDAFRGATWVSLHNGGGVGWGEVINGGFGLVLDGSEEAGKRARTMLNWDVSNGVARRCWSGNSNAYETIQLTMEDQPHLRVTMPYHVQDEHILYNALH; from the exons ATGACAACTCTGAAGGAACTTTGTGGGGGCTTACCTCTGAACCCTCTTCCACCAAACCGTGGCAGAGACCCCAATGTGCCTCATGCACCCGTCCGTACCCCAAACCTCACTGCAGAGGAGGAGCGG CTGTCACTGAGGAACGCTCTGAGATATTTTCCTCCGGCTCTGCACTCCACTCTGGCTCCAGAGTTTGCCCAGGAGCTCAGGCAGTACGGACACATCTACATGTATCGTTTCTGCCCTTCAATACGTATGag GGCCTATCCTATTGATGAGTACCCCTGTCAGATACGTCATGCTGCAGCCATCATGCACATGATCATGAACAATCTGGATCCTGCTGTAGCTCAG TTTCCACAGGAACTCGTCACCTATGGAGGGAATGGACAAGTGTTCAGTAACTGGGCCcag ttCAGGCTGGTGTTACACTACCTGAGCACTATGAGTGAAGAGCAGACTCTGGTGATGTACAGCGGTCATCCTCTTGGTCTCTTCCCCAGCCTGCCCTCCTCCCCACGCTGCGTCATCACCAACGGCAtg gTCATTCCAAACTATTCCTCCAGGGAGAGCTATGAGAAAATGTTTGCTCTGGGAATCACCAT gtaCGGGCAGATGACTGCAGGAAGTTACTGCTACATTGGCCCTCAGGGGATTGTTCATGGAACTTTG CTGACGGTGCTGAACGCAGGGCGGAGGTACCTTGGCACAAGTGACCTGAGGGGTCGTGTGTTTGTGACCTCTGGACTAGGTGGCATGAGTGGAGCACAGGCCAAAGCTGCTGTCATTGCTGGCTGTGTAGGGGTCATCGCAGAG GTTGATGAGGCTCCTCTGAAGAAGAGACATGAGCAAGGCTGGCTGATGGAGATAACTAAGGACCTTGACCACTGCATGCAGCGCATCAG GCAGGCCAAAAGGTCAAAGATGGCCCTGAGTTTaggttaccatggcaacattgTGGACTTGTG ggAGCGTTTGTGGGAAGAGTATGAGCGGACAGGAGATTTACTGGTGGATTTGGGTTCTGATCAGACGTCACTGCACAACCCGTTTAGTGGTGGATATTACCCAGTCCAGCTCAGCTTTGAACAAGCCAACCAGCTCATGAACTCTGACCCTCAGCGGTTCAGAACTGTTGTACATGAAAG cCTTCGTAGGCACATAGCAGCCATTAATAAGCTGTCTGAGGAAGGAATGTACTTCTGGGATTATGGCAATGCCTTCCTTTTGGAGGCTAAAAGAGCAG GTGCTGAGGTGCAGAAGAGCGGAGGAGGAGCTACAGAGTTTAAATATCCCTCATATGTCCAGCATATAATGGG TGACATCTTCTCTCTGGGGTTTGGACCGTTCCGGTGGGTGTGCACCTCAGGGAACCCTTCTGATCTGGCTGAGACTGATGACATCGCCACCTCTGTGCTTGAAGAGATCAGTGCCTCTGTAACCGAGAGGGTACGACAGCAATACAGTGACAACATCCGCTGGATCCGTGAGGCTGGGAAGCACAACATG GTGGTGGGCTCTCAGGCCCGTATTCTCTACTCAGATCAGAGGGGAAGAGTATCCATTGCCTTGGCTATAAACAAAGCTGTCGCCGATGGCAGAGTCACA gCCCCTGTAGTGATCAGCAGAGATCATCATGATGTCAGTGGCACAGACAGCCCCTTCAGAGAGACATCCAACATTTATGACGGGTCTGCcttctgtgcag atATGGCTGTGCAGAATGTTATTGGTGATGCATTCCGTGGTGCCACATGGGTTTCTTTGCATAATGGAGGTGGTGTTGGATG GGGGGAGGTGATTAATGGAGGTTTTGGATTGGTTCTGGATGGCTCTGAGGAGGCTGGAAAGCGAGCCAGAACAATGCTGAACTGGGATGTATCTAATGGG GTGGCTAGGAGATGTTGGTCAGGAAACTCTAATGCTTATGAGACCATCCAGCTCACCATGGAGGATCAGCCACATCTGAGAGTTACCATGCCATACCATGTACAGGATGAACATATACTGTACAatgcactgcattaa
- the si:dkey-197j19.5 gene encoding EF-hand calcium-binding domain-containing protein 12 translates to MEDPLLEEQFRRLKKRDLFQTYFFKMACRAFGPPKCRERLTVAPPMPKFTLPVHRAPSVPAEVCGTGSDRREPSYTGEGGAELAEWIRERRALRGELDRLGELDGWLHSKPTLTDLEYEVMDRRREARKSLAPPQQLSEMGKQGAMRDEEVLASLQMIRMSSETHSYPSTLGGPTGRAVESFRRQSLREYLGCLEQCQKHKLPISPSTLQRVFLHPGDAGGCKGLALRQAGSSPLLGCGEHLRGQVSYSNSSQKGKKEEGEGEEQESTLHKVRRERSRRQPLARCADPNAFWPGHDGHVRLYQPVMSNHPESVLFQLILHTPAPSPGHWPVNQAGYFTSGDISAHKSYILLLRVPWCSYSWRLQLVKVKSRNGNFTAVELCAWCRTENYSHHLYDSSLSSGSKGW, encoded by the exons ATGGAGGACCCGCTGCTGGAGGAGCAGTTCAGGCGGTTGAAGAAGCGAGATTTGTTCCAGACATACTTCTTTAAAATGGCTTGTCGCGCTTTTGGGCCGCCGAAATGCAGGGAGCGCCTCACAGTGGCGCCCCCGATGCCGAAGTTCACTCTCCCGGTCCACCGCGCTCCCTCTGTCCCAGCCGAGGTGTGCGGGACGGGATCCGACCGCAGAGAGCCGAGCTACACGGGGGAGGGCGGCGCGGAGCTGGCAGAGTGGATCAGAGAGAGAAGGGCGCTCCGCGGGGAGCTGGACCGCCTTGGGGAGCTGGATGGGTGGCTGCACAGCAAACCCACCCTCACTGACCTGGAATACGAGGTCATGGATCGGAGGAGAGAAGCGAGGAAAAGCCTAGCTCCACCTCAGCAGCTTAGTGAGATGGGCAAG CAGGGAGCCATGCGAGATGAGGAGGTTCTGGCTAGTCTGCAAATGATCAGAATGAGTAGTGAGACCCACTCTTACCCATCCACTCTGGGAGGTCCTACAGGTAGGGCTGTGGAGAGCTTCAGGAGACAGAGTCTGAGAGAATACCTAGGCTGTCTGGAGCAGTGCCAAAAACATAAGCTGCCTATTAGCCCCTCCACACTACAGAGAG TATTTCTGCACCCAGGGGATGCAGGTGGGTGTAAGGGGTTGGCGTTGAGGCAGGCAGGCTCGAGCCCTCTTCTGGGCTGTGGTGAGCATCTGAGGGGACAAGTGTCCTACAGCAACTCTTctcaaaagggaaaaaaagaagagggtGAGGGGGAGGAACAAGAATCAACGCTACATAAAGTCCGCAGAGAGAG GAGCAGAAGGCAGCCTCTGGCCCGGTGTGCTGACCCTAACGCATTCTGGCCAGGCCATGATGGTCATGTGCGGTTATATCAGCCTGTGATGTCTAACCATCCTGAGAGTGTGCTGTTTCAGCTCATATTACACACCCCAGCTCCAAGCCCTGGACATTGGCCTGTTAATCAAGCAGGATACTTCACCTCTGGAGACATCAGCGCGCATAAGTCCTATATACT gcttCTGCGTGTGCCGTGGTGCAGTTACTCATGGCGACTGCAGCTTGTAAAGGTCAAAAGTCGGAATGGAAATTTCACAGCTGTGGAGTTGTGTGCTTGGTGTCGGACAGAAAATTACAGTCATCATTTATACGACTCTTCTCTGTCAAG tGGCAGCAAGGGATGGTGA